The proteins below are encoded in one region of Streptomyces roseirectus:
- a CDS encoding DUF3043 domain-containing protein — protein MRPDRLPLGFVFRSRATKDEKAAAAEAPPADSTQPRDPQAPKGRPTPKRSEARSQRRSVSNTPMTRKEAAKRQREERRRQLDKQREALAGGDERYLPARDQGKVRKFTRDFVDSRLNVAETFLPMAVVILVMSIVRVAELQTLSLLLWLVLIVLIVLDSILISFRLRKQLVARFPEERHKGAVAYALMRSLQVRRLRLPKPQVKRGAKL, from the coding sequence ATGCGCCCGGACCGCTTACCCTTGGGTTTTGTGTTCCGTAGCCGTGCCACCAAGGACGAGAAGGCCGCCGCCGCCGAGGCGCCGCCGGCCGACTCCACGCAGCCCCGAGACCCGCAGGCCCCCAAGGGCCGGCCCACGCCGAAGCGCAGTGAGGCCCGCTCCCAGCGCCGCAGTGTCTCCAACACGCCGATGACGCGGAAGGAGGCGGCCAAGCGCCAGCGCGAGGAGCGCAGGCGCCAGCTGGACAAGCAGCGCGAAGCGCTGGCCGGGGGCGACGAGCGCTACCTGCCCGCCCGCGACCAGGGCAAGGTCCGCAAGTTCACGCGTGACTTCGTCGACTCCCGGCTGAACGTCGCGGAGACGTTCCTGCCGATGGCCGTCGTCATCCTCGTGATGAGCATCGTCCGCGTCGCCGAGCTCCAGACGCTGTCGCTGCTGCTGTGGCTGGTCCTGATCGTGCTGATCGTGCTCGACTCGATCCTCATCAGCTTCCGGCTGCGCAAGCAGCTCGTGGCCCGCTTCCCGGAGGAGCGCCACAAGGGCGCCGTCGCGTACGCGCTCATGCGCTCCCTCCAGGTCCGTCGGCTCCGCCTGCCGAAGCCGCAGGTCAAGCGGGGTGCGAAGCTCTGA
- a CDS encoding PspA/IM30 family protein, which produces MSGVMKRMGMIFRAKANKALDRAEDPRETLDYSYQKQLELLQKVRRGVADVATSRKRLELQLNQLQSQSSKLEDQGRKALALGREDLAREALSRRAALQQQVTDLETQHSTLQGEEEKLTLAAQRLQAKVDAFRTKKETIKATYTAAQAQTRIGEAFSGISEEMGDVGLAIQRAEDKTAQLQARAGALDELLASGALDDPTGLAKDDIQSELDRLSGGTDVELELQRMKAELAGGPSASQQAIEGGTGQPQPQQQQSQDTPRFDKQ; this is translated from the coding sequence ATGAGCGGTGTCATGAAGCGTATGGGGATGATCTTCCGCGCGAAGGCGAACAAGGCCCTTGACCGGGCCGAGGACCCGCGCGAGACCCTTGATTACTCGTATCAGAAGCAGCTGGAGCTGCTGCAGAAGGTCCGCCGGGGTGTGGCCGACGTCGCCACGTCCCGCAAGCGCCTCGAACTCCAGCTGAACCAGTTGCAGTCCCAGTCGTCCAAGCTGGAGGACCAGGGCCGCAAGGCCCTCGCGCTCGGCCGTGAAGACCTCGCCCGCGAGGCGCTGTCCCGCCGCGCGGCGCTCCAGCAGCAGGTGACCGACCTGGAGACCCAGCACTCCACGCTCCAGGGCGAGGAGGAGAAGCTGACGCTCGCGGCGCAGCGCCTCCAGGCCAAGGTCGACGCGTTCCGCACGAAGAAGGAGACCATCAAGGCGACGTACACCGCCGCCCAGGCCCAGACCCGCATCGGCGAGGCGTTCTCCGGCATCTCCGAGGAGATGGGGGACGTCGGCCTCGCGATCCAGCGTGCCGAGGACAAGACCGCCCAGCTCCAGGCCCGCGCGGGCGCCCTCGACGAACTCCTCGCCTCCGGCGCCCTCGACGACCCCACGGGCCTCGCGAAGGACGACATCCAGAGCGAGCTGGACCGGCTCTCCGGCGGTACGGACGTCGAGCTGGAGCTTCAGCGCATGAAGGCCGAGCTGGCCGGGGGCCCGTCCGCCTCCCAGCAGGCCATCGAAGGCGGCACCGGCCAGCCCCAGCCCCAGCAACAGCAGTCCCAGGACACCCCCCGCTTCGACAAGCAGTAG
- the pspAA gene encoding PspA-associated protein PspAA — MIIRIMGEGQVSLAESHLTALNKLDDELLAELQSGDEPAFRRTLTALLDAVRHLGTPLPDDALEPSELILPAPDATLDEVRAMLNDDGLIPG; from the coding sequence ATGATCATCCGGATCATGGGGGAGGGCCAAGTGAGCCTGGCGGAAAGCCACCTCACCGCCCTGAACAAACTGGACGACGAACTCCTCGCCGAACTCCAATCCGGCGACGAGCCCGCCTTCCGCCGCACCCTCACCGCCCTCCTGGACGCGGTCCGTCACCTGGGCACCCCCCTCCCGGACGACGCCCTGGAACCCTCAGAACTGATCCTTCCCGCCCCCGACGCCACCCTCGACGAGGTCCGCGCCATGCTCAACGACGACGGCCTCATCCCCGGCTGA
- a CDS encoding VOC family protein — protein MTHSWPSHLDVGAVRFARPTAHYDDVLVFYRDVLGLPVLAEWRGHSGYDGVVFGLPGAPVNMELLQYARAPRIPEAHPENQLVLYLRGPEAVAGVVARLSEHGHQPVAPANPYWDQHGAVLFEDPDGWLVVLAPWVFGEERPPGSR, from the coding sequence ATGACTCACTCCTGGCCCTCCCATCTCGATGTCGGTGCTGTGCGGTTCGCCCGGCCCACCGCTCATTACGACGACGTGCTCGTGTTCTATCGGGATGTGCTCGGGCTGCCTGTGCTGGCCGAGTGGCGGGGGCACAGTGGGTATGACGGGGTGGTGTTCGGGTTGCCCGGGGCGCCCGTGAACATGGAGTTGTTGCAGTACGCGCGGGCGCCCCGGATTCCGGAGGCGCATCCGGAGAATCAGCTCGTGCTGTATCTGCGGGGGCCCGAGGCGGTCGCTGGAGTTGTCGCGCGGCTCAGCGAGCACGGGCATCAGCCCGTGGCGCCGGCCAATCCCTACTGGGATCAGCACGGGGCCGTGCTGTTCGAGGATCCGGACGGATGGCTGGTGGTGCTCGCGCCGTGGGTGTTCGGGGAGGAGCGGCCGCCCGGGAGCCGGTGA